The DNA window CAGGACCGCGGTGGCCGCCGCGGGCGCCTGACCTTCCGGTGACCGCGCCGGGCGGGTGTGAGGCCCCGCCCGGCGTGGTCCGTGGGACGCCCTGGCGGCCCCGCCGGACCGCAGGCGGGGCCCGGCCTACGATCGCGGGGTGGAGGAAGACATCCGGCGAGTCGGGATCATGGGCGGCACCTTCGACCCCATCCACCACGGGCACCTGGTGGCCGCCAGCGAGGTGGCGGACCGGTTCGGCCTGGACGAGGTGGTCTTCGTCCCCACCGGGCAGCCGTGGCAGAAGGCGGACGAACCGGTCAGCTCGCCCGAGGACCGCTACCTCATGACGGTGATCGCCACGGCGTCGAACCCCCGCTTCCAGGTCAGCCGGGTGGACATCGACCGGGGCGGTCCCACCTACACGGTCGACACCCTGCAGGACCTGCACGACGAGTACGGCCCGAAGGTGCAGCTCTTCTTCATCACCGGCGCGGACGCCCTGGAACGCATCCTGTCCTGGAAGGAAGTGGACCGGATGTTCGAGCTGGCCCACTTCATCGGGGTGACCCGGCCGGGCTTCGAGCTTTCCGACAAGCACCTGCCCGCCGACACGGTGAGCCTTGTGCAGGTCCCGGCCATGGCGATCTCCTCGACCGACTGCCGCGCCCGGGTGGCCCGGGGTGAGCCGGTCTGGTACCTGGTGCCCGACGGTGTGGTGCAGTACATCGCCAAACGGCGGCTCTACCAGCGGTAAATCCGCCCGGAACGTGCGCCTTTGTCCACGTAATCGACCAGAACTGACAAGTCGTCGCCCGCCCGGGTGTGAGAGGCTTGGAGAGTCGCACGGTTGATCGAAGGAGAACGGTGACAGTTTCGGAACGCGCTCACGAGCTGGCGATGGCTGCCGCCCAGGCCGCGGCCGACAAGAAGGCGCAGGACATCGTCATCATCGACGTGGGCGACCAGCTCGCGATCACCGACGCGTTCCTGCTGGCCGCCGCTCCGAACGAGCGGCAGGTGCTCGCCATCGTCGACGCCATCGAAGAGCGCCTGCTGGAGCTGCCGGAGAAGGCCAAGCCGGTCCGCCGCGAGGGCGAGCGGGGCGGCCGCTGGGTGCTGCTCGACTACGTCGACATCGTGGTCCACGTGCAGCACACCGAGGAGCGCGAGTTCTACGCCCTCGACCGGCTCTGGAAGGACTGCCCGCAGATCCCGTTCGTGGACCGGGACCTCGCCGACTCGGCCGCCAGCAGCGCCGCCGCGGAATGACCCGACTGATCATCTGGCGGCACGGCAACACCGACTGGAACGCCGCCAGCCGGGTCCAGGGACAGACCGACGTGCCGCTCAACGACCTCGGCCGGGAGCAGGCCCGGGTGGCCGCCCCCGTGCTGGCCGCGCTGCGCCCCGACGCCATCGTCGCCAGCGACCTGCGCCGGGCCGCCGACACCGCCGCCGCGCTCGCCGCGCTGACCGGGCTGCCGGTCCGCTCCGACGCCCGGCTGCGGGAGCGGCACTTCGGCCAGTGGCAGGGCCTCGCCCTCACCGAGGTCGCCGAGCGCTTCCCCGACGAGTACGCCCGCTGGCGGGCCGGCGACCCCGACCCCGGCTCGGGCATCGAGAGCCTCGACGACCTGGGCCGGCGGCTCGGCGCCGCGTTCCAGGACGCGGCCGACCTGGCCGCCGGCGGCACCGTGGTGGTCACCACCCACGGCGGCGGCGCCCGGCAGGGCGTCGGCCACCTGCTCGGCTGGGACCACACGGTGCTGCGCAGCCTCGGGTCGCTGGCCAACTGCCACTGGACCGAGCTGCGTCACGACGACGTCCGGGGCTGGCACCTGCGCGCACACAACGTCGGGTTCATCACCCAGCCCGCCCTCACCGACGCGGTCTGAGCCGTTCGGCCCCGGCGCGCCGCCGTGACATCGGCTAGCGTGCCGGGCATGCCCGTCGCGGTCGTCACCGACTCCACCGCCTACCTGCCGCCCGAGCTGGTCCGCGCGCACCGGCTCACCGTCGTCCCGCTGACCGTCGTGCTCAACGGCGCCGAGGGACTGGAGGGCATCGAGACGTTCCCGGAGGACGCCACCCGCGTCCTGAGCGGCCGGCGGGTCACGGTGAGCACCTCGCGGCCCGCCCCGGAACAGTTCGCGCAGGTCTACCGGGAGCAGCTCGCCGCCGGCGCCGACGGCGTCGTCTCGGTGCACCTCTCCGCCGAACTCTCCGGCACCGTCGAGGCGGCCCGCCTGGCCGCCGCGGAGGTCGGCGACGACCGGGTCACCGTGGTCGACAGCCGCTCCACCGGGATGGGCCTGGGCTTCCCGGTGCTCGCCGCCGCCGCGGCCGCCGCACAGGGCACGGACCTTTCCGGGGTACGCCAGGCGGCGCTCGACGCCGTCGACCGCACCACCATCTACTTCTACGTCGACACGCTGGAGTTCCTCCGCCGGGGCGGCCGGATCAACGCCGCCGAGGCGCTGCTCGGCACCGCCCTCTCGGTCAAGCCGATCATGCACATGCCGGACGGCGCGATCGTCGTGAAGGACAAGGTCCGCACCGCCAGCCGGGGCATCGCGCGCCTGGTCGACCTGGCCGTCGAGGCGGCCGGCGACGCCCAGGTCGACCTCGCCGTGCACCACCTCGCGGCGCCGCAGCGGGCCGACCAGCTGCTGGCCGCGCTCACCGAGCGGCTGGGCCACCGGCTGCACGACACGTACGTCTCCGAGGCCGGCGCGGTCATCGCCGCCCACGCCGGTCCGGGCCTCGCCTGCGTCGTCCTCCACCGACGCCCGTGACCGCGCTCGCCGGCGTGGCCGGTCCGGTGGTCCCCGCGTTCGGGGTTGGGCACGCAGGTCCGGTCGGGGTGGCCGGTTCGGTGGTCCCCGCGTTCGCCGCTGGGTGCGTCGGCTCGGTCGGCGTGGCCGGTGCCGTGGTCCCCGCGTTCGCCGTTGGGCGCGACGCCGGCTCGGTTGGCGTGGCCGGTGCCGTGCTCTGCGGGGCCGGCGCGGGCGTTGCCGTGCCTCGGGTGGTCCGATCTTGGAGAGTTTCCGGTCCTGCCGAACGGCAACTCGCCAAGATCTCCGGGCCTCGGGGGGTTCGATGAACGCGCGCTCCCATGTGGTCACCGGTGGGGGGCGGGGCGTCGGGCGGGCGATCGTCGAGCGGCTCGCCGCCGACGGTGACACCGTGGTCGTCGTCGAGCGGGACGAGGCCGCGCTGGCCTGGCTGGCCGGGCACCCGGCCGCCGACCGGCTGCGCGCCGTGGCCGGCGACGCCGCCGACGAGCAGGTCACCGGGCGGGCCGCCGACCTCGCCGAGGCGGCCGCCCCGCTCGCCGGCTGGGTCAACAACGCGGCCGTGTTCCGGGACGCCGCCCTGCACCGCGCGCCGGCGGGGGAGGTGTTCGACCTGATCGCCGCCAACCTGCGCCCCGCCGTGGTCGGCGCCGGCACCGCCGTACGCCGGTTCCTCGCCGCCGGCACCGGTGGCGCGATCGTCAACGTCTCCTCCCACCAGGCCAGCCGGGCGGTGCCGGGCGCCCTGCCGTACGCCACCGCCAAGGCCGCCGTCGAGGGGCTGACCCGGGCCCTCGCCGTGGACTACGGCCGCCGGGGGATCCGCACCAACGCGGTCGCGCTCGGGTCCATCCACACCGAGCGGCACGCCGCGTTCGTGGCCGGCCTCGACCCGGGGGAGGCCGACCGGGTCGAGGCGGAACTGGCTCGGCTGCACCCGGTGGGCCGGACCGGGCGTACCGGGGAGGTCGCCGACGTGGTCGCCTTCCTGCTCTCGGTGGGAGCGGCCTTCGTCAACGGCGTGACCCTGCCGGTCGACGGCGGCCGGGCGGCGCTCGGCCTGGACCCGGAGGCAGACTGAGCACCGGGAATCGTTCCGCGATCCTCCTGGATGCGGTGTCGGCTCGCCCGGCAGCCGGTGGTAGCCGTGGCCAACCGTCCCCGCCAGGTGGAGTGCGCGGCGGGGCAATCCGGCTCAGTGCCGGTCGGGCGGGGTGTCGGCCAGGCGGCGCGCTGTGAGCCCATCCCGGGCCTACTGCGGTTCGATGCCCCGGCTGCGCGCACCGACGCCGCATGCCGCCTCGCCCGGCGAGCTGTCACCAGCCGCGTAGCACAGCGCGGCCATGATCACGGGTCCGTCCACAGGGCACCTCCCCGTCCACAGGCCGGCCCTGACGTCGGGCCGGCCTGCCTCGCGTCGCCGTAGCGTCCAGCCGTGCCAGACGACGAGGAGACGACGGTACGGCGGCGGTTGTCCCGGCTGTTCGAGCCGGTCGACGAAGCCGCCCCGCGCGGCAGTGCCGCCCTGCCGGCGGGCCCCCGGCCCGCTCGGGGTGTCGACTCTGGCGGTGCCGCCCTGCCGGCGGGCCTCCGGCCTGCTCCGGATGTCGGCTCTGGCGGTGCCGCCCCTCCGGCACGCGCCGGGCTCGGGGCGGATGTCGGCTCCGGTCGTGCCGCCATCCCCTCGCGCGCCGGGCTCCGAGTGGACGTCGACCCTGGCCCGCCGTGGCCCGGGCGGTCCCCCGCCGCTGTTGATCCTCGGCCACTCGCAGCGGCCCGAGAGCTTGAGCCCGAGCGCGCAACCAGCTCCGCTCCAGAGCCGGACCAGGTGGACCCGGATCCGGAAACCCTCGGCGGATGGCCGCCGACGAGAGGGGTCGGCGAGGCCCTGGCGGCCGGGGCCGACGATGCCGGTGGCCGGCGACCTTCCCTCGCGTCCCGGCTGCCCGGCCCGGGCGCGTTCGATCCCGGCCGGCGAGGCGTGCGCGCCCTCGCTGCGGTGGCGGCCGTCGTGGTGCTGGTCGCCGGAGTCTGGGCCTGGCGCTCCCGGCCGCACGCCGAGCCGGTCCGCCCGGTCGCGACGGTCGACGCACCGGAGGCCCCCGCACCCGCGCCCAGCGGCTCCGCCGGTCAGGTGGTGGTCGCCCTCGCCGGCAAGGTCCGCCGGCCCGGCCTCGTCCGCCTCCCGGCCGGCGCCCGGGTGGCCGACGCGATCGAAGCGGCCGGTGGCGCGCTGCCCGGCGTGGACGTCGCCCTGCTCAACCCGGCCCGCAAGGTCGCCGACGGCGAGCTGATCCTCGTCGGCGTCGCCGCCCCGCCCGGGCAGGCCGCGGCGCCCGGAACGGCGGCCGGCGGGGGTGGGCCGGCGGCCGGTGGCGCGGCGCCGGGAAGCGGCCCGGTCAACCTGAACACCGCCACCCTGGCCCAGCTCGACGCCCTACCCGGCGTGGGTCCCGTGCTCGCGCAACGGATCCTCGACCACCGCGACCAGCACGGCGGGTTCCGCTCGGTCTCCGACCTGCGCCAGGTCGACGGCATCGGCGACGCCCGGTACGAGCAGCTCAAGGACCTGGTGACGGTGTGAGCACCACCGAGCCGCCCCGCGACGCCGACGGCAGCGGGACCGATGGGGGAGTGCCCGATCTGAGATTGGCCGGGCTGGCGGTGGCCGCCTGGCTCGCCGCTCTCGCCGGTCTGCACCTCACCGCGATGGCAAGCGTCTGGCTGGCCGCCGTCGCCGCCGGCCTGGCGCTCCTCACCGGCGCCCACCTGTCCGGCCTGCTCGGTCGCCCGGCCGCCCCGGTCCGCCGCTACGGCTGGATCGCGGTCGCCGTGCTGCTGGGTGTGGTCTGCGGTGCGACCGCCACCGCCGCCCGCCTCGCGGTCCGCGACGCCGGTCCGGTGCGGGCGCTCGTGGCCGAACGCACCCTGGTCACCGCCGAGCTGGTCGTCCGGGACGACCCGCGCCCCATCCGGGGAGCCGCCGGCCGCCCGGCCACCCTGCTGGTCCGGGCCGATTTGATCCGCCTCACCGACCCTGCCGGCCGCCAGGTCACCGGCAGGGTGCGCGGCCTGGTGCTGGCGAGCGACCCGGCCTGGCGCACGGTGCTGCCGGGGCAGCGGGCGACCGCACGGGGTCGGCTGTCGGCCCCGCGCGGCGGGGACCTGACGGCGGCGGTGCTGTCGGCCACCGGACCACCGGCCCGGCACGGTGCGGCGCCGTGGGCGCAGCGGGCAGCGGGCGCGCTGCGCACGGGGCTGCAGCGGGCCTGCGCGCCGCTTCCCGACGCGCCGGGCGGCCTGCTGCCCGGCCTCGCGGTGGGGGACACCAGCCGGCTGCCGCCGGAGGTGGAGGAGGACTTCCGGGCTACCGGCATGACCCATCTCAACGCGGTGTCCGGGTCCAATGTGGCCATCGTGGTCGGGGCGGTGCTGCTGCTCGCCCGCTGGGCGCGGGCCGGTCCCCGGATGGCCGCGGCGCTGTGCGTCCTCGCCCTGGTCGGGTTCGTGATCCTGGTCCGGCCCTCGCCGAGCGTGGTGCGGGCGGCGGCGATGGGGGCGATCGGGTTGGCCGCGCTCGCCACCGGGCGGTCCCGGGCCGCGCTGCCCGCCCTGGCCGCCGCGGTCACCGTGCTGGTGCTGGTCGACCCGGAGCTGGCCGGCGACCCCGGGTTCGCGCTCTCGGTCTGCGCCACCGGTGGACTGCTGCTGCTCGCCCCCGGCTGGCGGGACGCGCTGCGCCGGCGGGGCGTACCCCCGGGAGCGGCCGAGGCGCTGGCCGTGCCGGCGGCCGCGCAGCTCGCCTGCGGTCCGGTGATCGCGGGCCTCTCCGGGACGGTGAGCCTGGTCGCCGTGCCGGCGAACCTGCTGGCCGTGCCGGTCGTCGCGCCCGCCACCGTGCTGGGCGTGACGGCGGCGGTGCTGTCGCCGGTCTGGCCGGGCGGCGCCGAGTTCGCCGCCTGGCTGGCGAGCTGGCCGGCCCGCTGGCTGGTGACGGTGGCCGCGCAGGGGGCCCGGTTGCCCGCCGGGACGCTGCGCTGGCCGGGCGGGGTGGCCGGCGCCCTGCTGCTGGCCGCCGTCAGCGTGGCGCTGCTGGTGGCCGTCCGGCGCCCGGTGGCCCGGCGGCTGGTCGCGGTCGTCGTGGTCGCGGTGGTGCTCGGCACGCTGCCCGTCCGGCTGCTCGCGGCCGGCTGGCCGGCGCCGGGCTGGGTGGTCGTGGCGTGCGCCGTGGGGCAGGGGGATGCCGTGGTGCTGCCGGTGGCCGCCGGCCGGGCGGTCGTGGTCGACGCCGGCCCGGACCCGTCCGGGGTGGACGGCTGCCTGCGCCGGCTCGGCGTACGCGAGGTGTCGTTGCTGGTGGTCAGCCACTTCCACGCCGACCACGTGGGCGGGATCGCCGGGGTGTTCCGGGGCCGGCGGGTGGCGGCGGTGGCGATCCCGCAGTGGACCGAGCCGCCCTACGGGGCCGCCCAGGTGCGCGACGCGGCGCGCGAGGGCGGCAGCCCGCTGGCACCCGTGCAGGCGGGCTGGCGGTGGCGGGCCGGGGCGGTCGAGCTGGTCGCGGTCGGGCCGCCTTACCCGCTGCGCGGCAGCCGGTCGGACCCGAACAACAACTCGCTGGTGCTGGCCGCCACCGTGCGCGGGGTGCGGATCCTGCTGCCTGGCGACGCCGAGACCGAAGAGCAGCGGGCGCTGCTGGAGACGGTGCCGGCCGCGGCGATCCGGGCCGACGTGCTGAAGGTGGCTCACCACGGGTCGGCGTACCAGGATCCGGAGTTCCTCGCCGCCGTCCGACCGGCGGTCGCGCTGGTCTGTGTGGGCACCGACAACGACTACGGGCACCCCAACCCGGGCCTGCTGGACCGGCTGACCCGGGCCGGTGCGCGGGTGCTGCGCACCGACACCGACGGCGACGTCGCGGCCGTCCGCAGCGGTGCCGGGCTGGCGGTGGTGGCCCGGGGGAACGGTCCGGGGCGGCGGCCGTGAGACCGCCTCGGGATACCGCCCGACGATCGAGGGGGCTTGTCGGTATAGCTGGTAGATCGACTCGAATGTCGGGATTTGCGCTGACTGCGGGCTCTGCCGTCACAGTCCTCGATGAGCAGGCACGATCCGGTCGGGGGCCGTGCGAATATGGGCGACGTGACCCCCGCCAGCCTGCCCCCTATTCTGCTCGTTCTCGGCGACGAAGAGCTGCTCGCCACGCGAGCCGTCTCCGAAGCCGTCGCCCGGGCCCGCAGCGTCGACCCCGGTGTGGACGTCCGGGAATACCAGGCCGGCTCGTTGGCGGTGGGGGAGATCGCCGAGATGCTCAGCCCGTCGCTGTTCGGTGGCCGCCGGGTGCTCGTGCTCCGCTCCGGGCAGGACGCCCGCAAGGACCTGGTCACCGCCCTGCTGGGGTACGCGAAGAACCCCGACCCGGAGGTGCAGCTCGTGGTGCTGCACCTGGGCGGCGCCAAGGGCAAGGCGTTCGCCGACGGGCTGCGATCCGCGGGCGCGACCGTGGTGCCGGCTGCGAAGCTCAAGGGCCACCGGGAGCGGGTCGCCTTCGTCCGGGACGAGATCCGCCGCCTCGGCGGGAAGTGCACCGAGGACGCGGCCGAGGCGCTGATCGCGGCCGTCGGCACCGACCTGCGTGAGCTGGCCGCCGCCTGCTCCCAGCTCGTCGCCGACACCGACGGGCGGATCGGGGCGGACACGGTGTCCCGCTACTACCGGGGGCGGGTCGAGGTGACCGGCTTCACCGTGGCCGACGCGACGATGGTCGGCGACGTGCCCGGGGCCCTGGAGGCGTTGCGCTGGGCGCTGCACGTCGGTGTCGACCCGGTGCCGATCGCCGACGCGCTCGCCGACGGTGTGCGGACCGTGGCCCGGGTCGCCTCGGCCGGGCGGGGCAGCCCCTACCAGCTGGCGAGCAGCCTGGGCATGCCGGCGTGGAAGATCGAGCGGGCCCAGCGGCAGAGCCGCGGCTGGACGCCGGAGGGCCTGGTGGCGGCCATGCGGGCGGCCGCCGAGTGCAACGCGGCCGTCAAGGGCGGTGCCGACGACCGGGCGTACGCGCTGGAGCGGGCCGTGTTCTCCGTGGCCGCGGCGCGGCAGGGTGGCGGCCGGTGACCCGAACGTGGTCGACGGTCCCGGCGGACGAGGAGCGGTACCGGCCGCTCTACGCCCGGGTCCTCGGACTGCGTTTCGTCAACCCCGGCGGGGTGCTCTGCTTCCTCTTCTTCGAGGGTGCTGTGGCGCTGGCCGTGCTGCTCGCGCTCGCCGAGCTGGTCACCTGGTGGGCGGTGCTGGTGCTGCCGGCGGCGGTGGCGGTCATGGTGAAGCTCAACGACATGGTCGCCGAGGTGGTGATCCGCAGCGCGGCGCAGGTGCCGGAGCAGGAGCGGGACCGCTTCCGCCGGCAGATGGAGCCGGTCATCGGGCGGGCGAGCGTGCCCTCCATGGCCCGCGCGCTGCCGGGCCGGGTGGCCCTGGCTGGCGACCCGACCGTGCTGGCGGCGCGCCCCGCCGATCCGACGTTGCGGGCGGCCCGTCCCGCCGACTCGACCGGCGAGGCTGAGCGCTGGCCGGACCCGCCCCGCCACGACCCGTACCACTGAACGGGCCGCCGGCGGGTCGCTGAAGCGCCGCGCCTGCCCGGCGGGCACGGGTAGCGCGCCGGTCAGGTCACGAGGTCCGGAGAGCCGGGCGGGCGGGCTGGTTCGGCACGCGGTGCCGACCAAGGGCTGCGGGAACGCAGACGACCGGAAGCCCCGGGGCGGTGAGCCCCGGGGCTTCCGGTGAGGTCTACGGCGTTCGTCAGGCCGAGAACGAGGCGACGCGCTGGGCGATCGCCGACTTCCGGTTGGCCGCCTGGTTGGCGTGGATGACACCCTTGCTGGCAGCCTTGTCCAGCTTGCGGGTGGCCTCACGCATGAGCGTGGTGGCCTTCTCGGTGTCGCCCGCCTCGGCAGCCTCGTTGAACTTCCGGATGGCGGTCTTCAGCGACGACTTGACCGACTTGTTACGCAGCCGGCGCTTCTCGTTCTGCCGGTTGCGCTTGATCTGGGACTTGATGTTCGCCACGCGACAGCCTCGTCTTGATAGCTCGGGTTGGTCTGCTTTCATGCACGACGGACATGCGTCATCGCCGCGCGAAAAGCCAGGTTACCAGGTCGCCCGGCGGCGAGCCAAAACGCCTCCGATGCCCCAAGGTCGTCCGGCCTGCTCGACCCGGCCCGGCGCCCCCGGCTGAGCCGCGGACACGCCGGCCCCGATCCTCCGCCGTCACCGCGGGCGCGGCGTCCGGCGCGGAAATCTGCACCGCCGGGAGCACGCTCAGGCCCAGCCCTGGCGGGCGGCGAGCCAGCCGAGCGCCTGCTCGCCGCTCCAGCGCTGGTGGGTCCGGATATGCGGGGAGGCGGTGGACGGGCCGGCGGCGGCGCTGGTGAGGAAGTAGCCGGAGAGTGCGGCGAGAGTCACGTCCAGCGCGTCGGCCGGGGCGCCCGCCGCGGCCGGGTGGCCGGCGAAGGCGGCGTCCGCGTCGAGGCCGCTCGCGTGGGCGGTGATCAGCAGGCTGACCAGGTCGAACCAGGCCGGCCCGTGGCAGAGCCAGGTCCAGTCGCAGATCCAGGCGCGGCCGGTGGCGTCCAGCAGCACGTTGTCCACCCGCAGGTCGCCGTGTGCCAGGCCGGGGGCGGCGTCGGCGTACCCGGGGAGGCGGGCCTCCAGCGCGGCCAGCTCGGGCAGCGGGGCCCAGGGCGGCAGCGCCGGTGCCGGCTCACGGCCGGCGGCCACCTCGCCCCACCAGAGGATGTCGTCGCGGGCGAGGTCCGCGAGGCGCGGGAGCCTGAGCGCCACGAGGTCCGCGGGTGGCGCGGCGAGCGCGGTGGCCACCTCGGCGTACGCGGTGAGGGCGGCGTCCAGCTCGGCCGGGTCCCAGGGCAGCCGGGGGGTGTGCCCGTCGACCGCGTCCAGGGCGAGCGCGTACCAGCCGGCCTCGGTGAGCGCCCAGCGCGGGCGGGGGACCGGCAGGCCGGCGGGGAGGCGGGCCAGGACGGCCGCCTCGTGGGCGTACCAGTCGACCAGGTGCCGCTGCTCGGCCAGCGCCGCCGCCTTAACGAAGACGGGCTCGCCGGCCGGGCCGGTGAGCACGGCGGCGAAGCCGCGGGTGAAGCCCGCCCCAGCCGGGCGGACCGTCACCGGAGGGCCGCCGAGCCGGGCGGCCAGCGCGTCGCGCAGCCCGGCCGGCAGCGCGGCCCAGCCCGGCCGGTCGGCGGTCGCGTCGTACGGCACCGGGGGCAGGGAGATCGCGGGCACCCGCCCATGCTGCCGCACCGGGACGTCGGCGCGCTCCGCCAGGACGTCGGTGCGCTCTGCCAGACTGCGGGGCCATGAGGACCGACGAGTTCTGGCAGTTGATCGACAGCGCCCGGGCCGGGGGCGGGGGCGAGCCCGCGGCGGTCGCCGCCCGCGCGGTCGCCCTGCTGGCCGAGCGGGACCCGGAGGAGATCGTCGGGTACGCCCACCACCAGCAGCGGGTGCTCGCCGCGTCGTACAAGGTCGACCTCTGGGGCGCGGCGTACCTGATCAACGGCGGCGCCTCGGACGACGGCTTCGAATACTTCCGGGGCTGGCTCATGACCCAGGGCCGGGCGGTGTTCGCCCGGGCGGTCACCGAGCCGGATTCCCTCGCGGAGCTGCCGCAGGTCCGGGCCGCCGCGCTCAGCGGCGAGGAGTTCGAGTGCGAGGCCATGCTGGCGGTGCCGTGGGAGGCCTACCGGAAGGCCACGGCGGCCGACCTGCCGGCGGACCGGGACCCGGTCCGGGCGCCGGACCTGAACGACTTCTGGGACTTCGACGACGAGGACGAGGCGCGGCGGCACCTGCCGAAGCTCGCCGCCCTCTTCGTCGAGCCGCCCGAGGAGTGACGCCGGGGGGATGACGGGGGAGCACCGGCGCGCCCCGGGCGACGTGGGAGCATAGAGGGGGCCGGCGGCGCGCCGGCCCGCTCACGTCAGCCGATCAGAACGGACAGCTGTGCCACCGACGCTCGATCCCGGCGCGAACGCTCCTGGTGCCACCGACCCGGCGCGCATCAGGAACTTCTGCATCATCGCCCACATCGACCACGGGAAGTCGACCCTGGCCGACCGGATGCTGCAGCTCACCGGCGTGGTCGACCCTCGGCAGATGCGCGCCCAGTACCTCGACCGGATGGACATCGAGCGCGAGCGCGGCATCACCATCAAGAGCCAGGCCGTCCGCATGCCGTGGACCATCCGCGAGGGCGACCGGACCGGCGAGTCCGCCGTGCTCAACATGATCGACACCCCGGGCCACGTGGACTTCACCTACGAGGTGTCCCGGTCGCTGGCGGCCTGCGAGGGCGCCATCCTGCTGGTCGACGCCGCCCAGGGCATCGAGGCGCAGACGCTGGCCAACCTCTACCTGGCGCTCGAGAACGACCTGCACATCATCCCGGTGCTCAACAAGATCGATCTGCCGGCCGCCCAGCCGGAGAAGTACGCGGAGGAACTGGCCCACCTCATCGGCGGCGACCCGGCGGACTGCATCCGGGTCTCCGGCAAGACCGGTGAGGGCGTGCCGCACCTGCTCGACGAGATCGTCCGGCAGTTCGTGCCGCCGGTCGGCAAGGCCGACGCCCCGGCCCGCGCGATGATCTTCGACTCGGTCTACGACGTCTACCGGGGCGTGGTCACCTACGTCCGGGTGATCGACGGGCTGATCAGCGCCCGGGACCGGATCAAGATGATGTCCACGGGCGCCGTCCACGAGCTGCTGGAGATCGGCGTCATCTCGCCGGAGATGGTGAAGGCCGACGCGCTCGGGGTCGGCGAGGTGGGCTACCTGATCACCGGCGTGAAGGACGTCCGCCAGTCCCGGGTCGGCGACACGGTCACCATCAACGCCAACCCGGCGAAGGAGGCCCTCGGCGGCTACAAGGACCCGAAGCCGATGGTCTACTCCGGCCTCTACCCGATCGACGGGTCCGACTACCCGAACCTCCGCGAGGCGCTGGACAAGCTCAAGCTGAACGACGCCGCCCTGGTGTACGAGCCGGAGACGTCGGGCGCGCTCGGCTTCGGCTTCCGCTGCGGCTTCCTCGGCCTGCTGCACCTGGAGATCATCCGGGAGCGGCTGGAGCGGGAGTTCAACCTCGACCTCATCTCCACGGCGCCGAACGTGGTCTACCGGGCCATCCAGGAGGACGGCCTGGAGATCGTGGTGACCAACCCGAGCGAGTACCCGACCGGCAAGATCGCCGAGGTGTACGAGCCGACGGTGCGGGCCACCGTGCTCACCCCGAACGACTACGTCGGCGCGGTGATGGAGCTGTGCCAGGGCCGCCGGGGCAGCCTGCTCGGCATGGACTACCTGTCCGCCGACCGGGTGGAGCTGCGGTACACCCTGCCGCTGGCCGAGATCATCTTCGACTTCTTCGACCAGCTCAAGAGCCGCACCAAGGGCTACGCCTCGCTGGACTACGAGCCCTCCGGCGAGCAGGCGTCCGACCTGGTCAAGGTCGACATCCTGCTGCACGGTGAGCCGGTGGACGCGTTCAGCGCGATCGTGCACAAGGACAAGGCGTACAACTACGGCACGACGATCGCGGCGAAGCTGCGCACGCTGATCCCGCGCCAGCAGTTCGAGGTGCCCATCCAGGCGGCCATCGGCAGCCGGGTGATCGCCCGGGAGACCATCCGCGCCATCCGCAAGGACGTGCTCGCCAAGTGCTACGGCGGTGACATCAGCCGGAAGCGCAAGCTGCTGGAGAAGCAGAAGGAGGGCAAGAAGCGGATGAAGATGGTGGGCCGGGTCGAGGTCCCCCAGGAGGCCTTCATCGCCGCGCTCTCCTCGGACTCCGGCGATGGCAAGGCCGCCGGCAAGAAGTAACGCCTCCGCGCCACACGGCCGGTGTCCCGCACGAG is part of the Micromonospora halotolerans genome and encodes:
- a CDS encoding ComEC/Rec2 family competence protein, yielding MSTTEPPRDADGSGTDGGVPDLRLAGLAVAAWLAALAGLHLTAMASVWLAAVAAGLALLTGAHLSGLLGRPAAPVRRYGWIAVAVLLGVVCGATATAARLAVRDAGPVRALVAERTLVTAELVVRDDPRPIRGAAGRPATLLVRADLIRLTDPAGRQVTGRVRGLVLASDPAWRTVLPGQRATARGRLSAPRGGDLTAAVLSATGPPARHGAAPWAQRAAGALRTGLQRACAPLPDAPGGLLPGLAVGDTSRLPPEVEEDFRATGMTHLNAVSGSNVAIVVGAVLLLARWARAGPRMAAALCVLALVGFVILVRPSPSVVRAAAMGAIGLAALATGRSRAALPALAAAVTVLVLVDPELAGDPGFALSVCATGGLLLLAPGWRDALRRRGVPPGAAEALAVPAAAQLACGPVIAGLSGTVSLVAVPANLLAVPVVAPATVLGVTAAVLSPVWPGGAEFAAWLASWPARWLVTVAAQGARLPAGTLRWPGGVAGALLLAAVSVALLVAVRRPVARRLVAVVVVAVVLGTLPVRLLAAGWPAPGWVVVACAVGQGDAVVLPVAAGRAVVVDAGPDPSGVDGCLRRLGVREVSLLVVSHFHADHVGGIAGVFRGRRVAAVAIPQWTEPPYGAAQVRDAAREGGSPLAPVQAGWRWRAGAVELVAVGPPYPLRGSRSDPNNNSLVLAATVRGVRILLPGDAETEEQRALLETVPAAAIRADVLKVAHHGSAYQDPEFLAAVRPAVALVCVGTDNDYGHPNPGLLDRLTRAGARVLRTDTDGDVAAVRSGAGLAVVARGNGPGRRP
- the holA gene encoding DNA polymerase III subunit delta, encoding MGDVTPASLPPILLVLGDEELLATRAVSEAVARARSVDPGVDVREYQAGSLAVGEIAEMLSPSLFGGRRVLVLRSGQDARKDLVTALLGYAKNPDPEVQLVVLHLGGAKGKAFADGLRSAGATVVPAAKLKGHRERVAFVRDEIRRLGGKCTEDAAEALIAAVGTDLRELAAACSQLVADTDGRIGADTVSRYYRGRVEVTGFTVADATMVGDVPGALEALRWALHVGVDPVPIADALADGVRTVARVASAGRGSPYQLASSLGMPAWKIERAQRQSRGWTPEGLVAAMRAAAECNAAVKGGADDRAYALERAVFSVAAARQGGGR
- the rpsT gene encoding 30S ribosomal protein S20 gives rise to the protein MANIKSQIKRNRQNEKRRLRNKSVKSSLKTAIRKFNEAAEAGDTEKATTLMREATRKLDKAASKGVIHANQAANRKSAIAQRVASFSA
- a CDS encoding phosphotransferase family protein, whose translation is MPAISLPPVPYDATADRPGWAALPAGLRDALAARLGGPPVTVRPAGAGFTRGFAAVLTGPAGEPVFVKAAALAEQRHLVDWYAHEAAVLARLPAGLPVPRPRWALTEAGWYALALDAVDGHTPRLPWDPAELDAALTAYAEVATALAAPPADLVALRLPRLADLARDDILWWGEVAAGREPAPALPPWAPLPELAALEARLPGYADAAPGLAHGDLRVDNVLLDATGRAWICDWTWLCHGPAWFDLVSLLITAHASGLDADAAFAGHPAAAGAPADALDVTLAALSGYFLTSAAAGPSTASPHIRTHQRWSGEQALGWLAARQGWA
- a CDS encoding DUF4240 domain-containing protein, with translation MRTDEFWQLIDSARAGGGGEPAAVAARAVALLAERDPEEIVGYAHHQQRVLAASYKVDLWGAAYLINGGASDDGFEYFRGWLMTQGRAVFARAVTEPDSLAELPQVRAAALSGEEFECEAMLAVPWEAYRKATAADLPADRDPVRAPDLNDFWDFDDEDEARRHLPKLAALFVEPPEE